The following coding sequences are from one Anguilla anguilla isolate fAngAng1 chromosome 12, fAngAng1.pri, whole genome shotgun sequence window:
- the mrpl44 gene encoding 39S ribosomal protein L44, mitochondrial — protein sequence MASSYLVSRGVAALGIHLQHVCRNVLLTQTREKKRWMKSYTLLMERKRKLEGPPPPKPRSHQPNWDYHAEVQAFSSRLQENFSLELLKTAFVNPCYVRSEEENRRKLGLEGEAAALSLRDNTDLRGRGLDFTHSFLSDWCRGNFPNLPAEAVAAVVGHLTSPTVMCHVARNLAVEDLAMSSQCPVPDEVLQATFFAVIGALHESSGAEQAGFFLRDFLVPQLIGKDLFEVWPVVNPMGLLVEEMSRRKQSLPEPRLIRSAGASTVLPLYFVGLYSDKKLLAEGPGETVLAAEEEAARVALRKLYGYTENRRPWDFSPQSQHPAPAVRALQST from the exons ATGGCGTCGAGTTACCTTGTCAGTCGTGGTGTAGCCGCTCTTGGTATTCACCTCCAACATGTTTGTAGGAATGTTCTCCTTACCCAGACCAGAGAAAAGAAGCGATGGATGAAATCATATACTCTATTGatggaaaggaaaagaaagctGGAGGGACCACCGCCACCAAAGCCGCG ATCTCATCAACCCAACTGGGACTACCATGCAGAAGTACAAGCCTTCAGCAGCAGGCTTCAGGAAAACTTTTCCCTGGAGCTCCTGAAGACCGCCTTTGTGAACCCCTGCTATGTGCGGAGCGAGGAGGAGAACCGGCGCAAGCTGGGCCTGGAGGGTGAGGCTGCCGCCCTCAGCCTGAGGGACAACACGGACCTGCGAGGGCGTGGCCTGGACTTCACGCACAGCTTCCTCTCTGACTGGTGCCGGGGAAACTTCCCCAACCTGCCGGCGGAGGCCGTGGCTGCCGTGGTGGGTCACCTGACCTCTCCCACAGTCATGTGCCACGTGGCGCGGAACCTGGCGGTGGAAGACCTCGCGATGAGCAGCCAGTGTCCTGTGCCAGACGAGGTCCTGCAGGCCACCTTCTTCGCTGTGATTGGAGCTCTCCATGAAAGcagcggggcagagcaggctggGTTTTTCCTCCGG GACTTCCTGGTCCCACAGCTTATAGGGAAGGATTTGTTTGAGGTGTGGCCGGTGGTGAACCCCATGGGCCTGCTGGTAGAAGAAATGTCCCGAAGAAAGCAGTCCCTCCCTGAGCCTCGCCTCATCAGATCGGCGGGTGCCAGCACGGTTCTCCCCCTCTACTTTGTGGGACTCTATAG TGATAAGAAGCTTCTTGCTGAGGGTCCGGGGGAGACGGTCCTGGCTGCGGAGGAGGAAGCTGCCCGTGTGGCCTTGAGGAAGCTGTACGGGTACACAGAGAATCGGAGGCCCTGGGACTTCTCTCCTCAGAGCCaacaccctgctcctgctgtccGTGCCCTCCAAAGCACATAG